Proteins found in one Triticum urartu cultivar G1812 chromosome 4, Tu2.1, whole genome shotgun sequence genomic segment:
- the LOC125552344 gene encoding ERAD-associated E3 ubiquitin-protein ligase component HRD3, with translation MAGALHRRLLLLAVLTVSALLPRAAAVRPFVLVLSGEDFLKDPSGAHPSLPSADGDSEDWDDFADDSPATDPLLSPSSWIPLLDPTTPSPSGDQPDPPSDALFVAGVRAMISAASSGDEAAFSTASAQIDAAAAGGHPGAQSALAFLSGAGMARPVSRSRAFLLHKFAADAGDLQSKMALAYAYFRQEMYEEAVTLYAELAEAALTSSLISKEPPVIEPVRLHSGTEENKEALRKSRGEDDEDFQITEYQAQRGNAAAMYKLGLLYYYGLRGLRRDYGKSYHWFSKAVEKDEPRAMELMGEIFARGAGVERNYTLAYRWLRLAAQQEQYSAYNGLGYLYVKGYGVEKNLTKAKEYFEIAADHKEHGGYYNLGVLYLKGIGVKRDVMTACNYFLRAVNAGQPKAIYQVAKLFQKGIGLKRNLHMATVLYKSVAERGPWSSMSRWALESYLKGDIGKALLLYSRMADLGYEVAQSNAAWILDRYGDEHICMGESGFCSDMEKHLRAHALWWQASEQGNEHAALLIGDAYYYGRGVGRDYERAAEAYMHAQSQSNAQAMFNLGYMHEHGHGLPLDLHLAKRYYDQAVEVDSAAKLPVMLALTSLWIRKNYAGSFMVNFIDSLPEMYPVVEEWVEDVLMDEGNATILTLFACLVTVLYLRERQRRQVVADNPQQPDGAPN, from the exons ATGGCCGGCGCACTCCACCGCCGTCTCCTCCTACTCGCCGTCCTCACCGTCTCCGCTCTCCTCCCCCGCGCCGCGGCCGTACGCCCCTTCGTGCTGGTCCTCTCCGGCGAGGACTTCCTCAAGGACCCCTCTGGCGCGCACCCCTCGCTGCCATCCGCCGACGGCGACAGCGAGGACTGGGATGACTTCGCGGACGACTCCCCCGCCACCGACCCCCTCCTCTCCCCGTCCTCCTGGATCCCCCTCCTTGACCCCACCACCCCCTCCCCGTCGGGCGATCAGCCGGACCCACCGTCCGATGCGCTCTTCGTCGCGGGCGTCCGCGCCATGATCTCAGCGGCGTCCTCGGGGGACGAAGCCGCTTTCTCCACTGCGTCCGCGCAGATCGACGCTGCAGCCGCTGGGGGACACCCCGGCGCACAGTCGGCGCTGGCGTTCCTCTCCGGAGCTGGAATGGCGCGCCCGGTGTCCCGCTCGCGCGCGTTCCTGCTGCACAAATTCGCCGCCGACGCAGGAGACCTCCAGTCTAAGATGGCGCTCGCCTACGCCTATTTTCGCCAGGAG ATGTATGAAGAGGCTGTCACACTATATGCCGAACTTGCAGAGGCTGCTCTGACAAGCTCCTTAATCTCGAAGGAGCCACCAGTGATTGAACCAGTTCGGCTGCACAGTGGAACTGAAGAAAACAAGGAGGCCTTGAGGAAGTCCCGTGGTGAGGACGATGAAGATTTTCAAATCACAGAGTACCAGGCACAACGAGGCAATGCTGCCGCAATGTACAAATTAGGGCTTCTGTACTACTATGGACTACGAGGACTCAGACGTGATTATGGCAAATCATATCATTGGTTCTCTAAGGCTGTGGAGAAAGACGAGCCACGTGCTATGGAGCTTATGGGGGAGATCTTTGCTAGAGGTGCTGGAGTGGAAAGAAACTACACCCTAGCATACAGGTGGTTGAGACTTGCAGCACAGCAGGAACAGTACTCAGCTTACAATGGACTGGGTTATCTCTATGTGAAAGGCTATGGGGTGGAGAAGAACTTGACAAAA GCAAAGGAATATTTTGAAATTGCAGCTGACCATAAAGAGCATGGGGGTTATTATAACCTTGGTGTTTTATATCTAAAGGGTATTGGTGTAAAGAGGGATGTGATGACAGCATGCAATTATTTTCTTCGTGCAGTAAATGCTGGGCAACCAAAAGCTATTTATCAAGTGGCAAAGTTGTTCCAAAAAGGAATTGGTCTTAAGAGGAACCTCCATATG GCAACAGTTCTGTACAAGTCTGTTGCTGAGAGGGGCCCCTGGAGCTCGATGTCTAGGTGGGCTCTAGAATCTTATCTAAAAGGCGACATAGGGAAGGCATTGCTCTTATATTCTAGAATGGCAGATCTTGGGTATGAGGTTGCCCAAAGCAATGCCGCCTGGATTCTTGATAGATATGGCGATGAACATATTTGCATGGGAGAATCTGGCTTCTGTTCAGATATGGAAAAACATCTCCGTGCACATGCTTTGTGGTGGCAAGCATCTGAGCAGGGTAATGAGCATGCTGCTCTGTTGATTGGCGATGCCTACTACTATGGCCGG GGTGTAGGGAGGGACTATGAGCGTGCAGCAGAGGCATATATGCATGCTCAGTCACAGTCTAATGCCCAGGCCATGTTTAACCTTGGGTACATGCATGAGCACGGTCATGGACTTCCCCTTGATCTGCACTTGGCAAAAAGATATTATGATCAGGCTGTGGAGGTGGATTCAGCAGCTAAGCTTCCTGTCATGCTGGCACTAACTAGTTTATGGATAAGGAAAAACTATGCTGGCAGTTTTATG GTTAATTTTATCGACTCGCTGCCGGAGATGTATCCTGTAGTCGAGGAATGGGTGGAAGATGTCCTGATGGATGAAGGGAACGCAACAATATTGACTCTATTTGCTTGCCTTGTAACTGTCCTGTACTTGAGAGAGCGTCAGAGGCGGCAAGTGGTTGCAGACAACCCCCAACAGCCTGACGGTGCACCCAACTAA